One Myxococcota bacterium genomic window carries:
- a CDS encoding SelT/SelW/SelH family protein produces MARARIEIEYCRRCRWLTRAAWLAQELLGTFEAELAEVALVPNDAGGVFEVRLAGETLFSRQAMGRFPEAAELKRLVRDRVAPERDLGHVDG; encoded by the coding sequence ATGGCGCGTGCGCGGATCGAGATCGAGTACTGCCGGCGCTGCCGCTGGCTCACGCGCGCCGCCTGGCTGGCGCAGGAGCTCCTGGGCACGTTCGAGGCCGAGCTCGCCGAGGTCGCGCTCGTGCCCAACGACGCGGGCGGCGTGTTCGAGGTGCGGCTCGCGGGCGAGACACTCTTCTCGCGCCAGGCCATGGGCCGCTTCCCGGAAGCCGCCGAGCTGAAGCGCCTGGTGCGCGATCGCGTGGCGCCGGAGCGCGACCTCGGCCACGTCGACGGCTAG
- a CDS encoding ferredoxin family protein: MAEPCKHPPGVVAPVIDRNRCEAKADCLRVCPYSVFEIRTLSADERRALSFPGRVKSWAHGHRQAFAVRASDCHGCGLCVAACPEDAIRLERI, translated from the coding sequence ATGGCGGAGCCTTGCAAGCACCCTCCGGGCGTCGTGGCGCCGGTGATCGACCGCAACCGCTGCGAGGCGAAGGCGGACTGCCTGCGCGTGTGCCCGTACTCGGTGTTCGAGATCCGCACGCTCTCGGCCGACGAGCGCCGCGCGCTGTCGTTCCCGGGCCGCGTCAAGTCCTGGGCGCACGGCCATCGCCAGGCCTTCGCGGTGCGCGCGAGTGACTGTCACGGCTGCGGGCTGTGCGTGGCAGCGTGCCCCGAAGACGCGATCCGGCTCGAACGGATCTAG
- a CDS encoding alpha/beta fold hydrolase: MSRTFRVGVRDIETEVEEAGAGPRAFLLVHGFTGSRDDFREQMAPLGALGRTLALDQRGHGGSSNTGKAEAYALGNLVEDLCGAFDALGLAQADLLGHSLGGVVALHFALKYPARVASLVLMDTSPVPIKMRFSESARAGIAAFAREHGMGALAKRMREMAAANPALPPSQRRCEERMGSDVYWQRIERKLEAMDPVAWDTISSQFPQFPSVAERLGEIRCRTTVLVGAEDLPFLGPADQLERGIPGARRVTIPAAAHSPQLENPAAWLEAIRAHLAWARAG; encoded by the coding sequence ATGAGTCGCACGTTTCGCGTCGGGGTCCGGGACATCGAGACCGAGGTCGAAGAAGCGGGCGCCGGGCCGCGAGCCTTCCTGCTGGTGCACGGCTTCACCGGCTCGCGCGACGATTTCCGCGAGCAGATGGCGCCGCTCGGCGCGCTCGGGCGCACGCTCGCGCTCGACCAGCGCGGCCACGGCGGCAGCAGCAACACGGGCAAGGCCGAAGCGTATGCGTTGGGCAATCTCGTGGAGGACTTGTGTGGCGCCTTCGACGCGCTGGGCCTGGCGCAGGCCGACCTGCTCGGTCACTCGCTGGGCGGCGTGGTCGCGCTGCACTTCGCGCTGAAATACCCCGCGCGCGTCGCCTCACTCGTGCTCATGGACACCTCGCCGGTGCCGATCAAGATGCGCTTCTCCGAGAGCGCGCGGGCCGGGATCGCGGCTTTCGCGCGCGAGCACGGCATGGGCGCGCTCGCCAAGCGCATGCGCGAGATGGCGGCGGCGAACCCCGCGCTGCCGCCTTCGCAGCGCCGCTGTGAGGAGCGCATGGGCTCGGACGTCTACTGGCAGCGCATCGAGCGCAAGCTCGAGGCGATGGATCCCGTGGCCTGGGACACGATCTCGAGCCAGTTCCCGCAGTTTCCCTCCGTGGCCGAGCGCCTGGGCGAGATCCGTTGTCGGACCACGGTGCTCGTGGGCGCCGAAGACCTGCCGTTTCTGGGTCCCGCCGACCAGCTCGAGCGCGGCATCCCGGGCGCTCGGCGAGTCACAATTCCGGCTGCAGCGCACAGCCCGCAGCTCGAGAACCCGGCGGCCTGGCTCGAAGCCATCCGAGCCCATCTGGCGTGGGCGCGCGCTGGGTGA
- a CDS encoding ferritin-like domain-containing protein — MAKSKKKFLTDVRTLRKRARQHIEQGAVTQGYKAKRETVLSLLNDALATEIVCVLRYKRHHFMASGIHAQSVAAEFLQHANEEQAHADEIAQRIVQLGGAPNLSPEGMLTRAHSEYVEGENLIDMIKEDLVAERVAIDSYREMIQYLGTNDPTTRRMLEGILAVEEEHAEDLVTLLAKVG, encoded by the coding sequence ATGGCGAAATCCAAGAAGAAGTTCCTCACCGACGTCCGCACCCTGCGCAAGCGCGCGCGCCAGCACATCGAGCAGGGCGCAGTCACTCAGGGCTACAAGGCCAAGCGCGAGACGGTGCTCTCGCTCTTGAACGACGCGCTCGCGACCGAGATCGTGTGCGTGCTGCGCTACAAGCGCCACCACTTCATGGCCTCGGGCATTCACGCGCAGAGCGTCGCGGCGGAGTTCCTGCAGCACGCGAACGAGGAGCAGGCGCACGCCGACGAGATCGCGCAGCGGATCGTGCAGCTCGGCGGAGCGCCGAACCTGTCGCCCGAGGGCATGCTGACGCGCGCGCACTCCGAGTACGTCGAGGGCGAGAACCTGATCGACATGATCAAGGAGGACCTGGTCGCGGAGCGGGTCGCGATCGACAGCTACCGCGAGATGATCCAGTACCTGGGCACGAACGACCCGACCACCCGCCGCATGCTCGAGGGCATCCTGGCGGTGGAAGAGGAGCACGCCGAGGACCTGGTGACCCTGCTCGCCAAGGTCGGCTGA
- a CDS encoding TIGR03619 family F420-dependent LLM class oxidoreductase — MRFSYAEAMCDPSHYAPLARAAEECGWDSYVVPDSVCYPEVSDSRYPYTPDGNREFLADKPFLDPFALIPALGALTERLRFVTFVVKLPIRSPVLVAKSACSVAVLTGGRFGLGVGLSPWPDDFAVTGTDWDTRGPRCDEMIEIIRGLGRGGFFAYEGAHYRLPSIRINPVPEQPLPILVGGHAEPALRRAARLGDGWMHAGGEREGLVRALTRLRELRREHGREREPFEVHAIALDAYTPDGVRRLEDLGVTDAIVGFRNSYEPDTQTLQQKLDALRAYADRVIAKVR, encoded by the coding sequence GTGCGCTTCTCGTACGCCGAGGCGATGTGCGACCCGAGTCACTACGCGCCTCTGGCGCGCGCCGCGGAGGAGTGCGGCTGGGACTCCTACGTGGTGCCCGACAGCGTCTGCTACCCGGAGGTCTCCGACAGCCGCTACCCGTACACGCCCGACGGCAACCGTGAGTTCCTGGCCGACAAGCCGTTCCTCGACCCGTTCGCGCTGATCCCCGCGCTCGGGGCGCTGACCGAGCGGCTGCGCTTCGTCACGTTCGTGGTGAAGCTGCCGATCCGCTCGCCCGTGCTGGTCGCGAAGAGCGCCTGCTCCGTCGCGGTGCTGACCGGCGGACGCTTCGGGCTCGGGGTCGGCCTCAGCCCGTGGCCCGACGACTTCGCAGTCACCGGCACCGACTGGGACACGCGCGGTCCGCGCTGCGACGAGATGATCGAGATCATCCGCGGCCTGGGCCGCGGCGGCTTCTTCGCCTACGAGGGCGCGCACTACCGGCTGCCTTCGATCCGCATCAATCCGGTGCCGGAGCAGCCGCTGCCGATCCTGGTCGGAGGACACGCCGAGCCGGCGCTGCGCCGAGCGGCGCGGCTGGGCGACGGCTGGATGCACGCCGGCGGCGAGCGCGAGGGGCTCGTGCGCGCGCTGACCCGCCTGCGCGAGCTGCGGCGCGAGCACGGCCGCGAGCGCGAGCCCTTCGAGGTGCACGCAATCGCGCTCGACGCCTACACGCCCGACGGGGTCCGCCGGCTCGAGGACCTGGGAGTCACCGACGCGATCGTCGGCTTCCGCAACTCCTACGAGCCCGACACCCAGACGCTGCAGCAGAAGCTCGACGCGCTGCGCGCCTACGCGGACCGCGTGATCGCCAAGGTGCGCTAG
- a CDS encoding TetR/AcrR family transcriptional regulator produces the protein MPKVVDRERRRGDLAGAAARVIARIGLEGVTVQSVAAEANCSAGSIAHYFRNKDELLLHALRASTEPLMHALREPGARASTIESLRAIARDSLPLDATRERDWRVRLAFWTRASGPPEEVQLARQQLAEWRVLWEGAIRALQSAGAIRRDADPAESSSGLVALILGAATHLLVRPRNGARPAEAVDSYLRALGR, from the coding sequence GTGCCGAAGGTCGTGGACCGCGAGCGCAGGCGCGGTGACCTGGCCGGAGCAGCAGCTCGGGTGATTGCGCGAATCGGCCTCGAAGGCGTGACCGTTCAATCGGTCGCGGCAGAGGCGAACTGCTCCGCCGGCTCGATCGCCCACTACTTCCGCAACAAGGACGAGCTCCTGTTGCACGCGCTGCGTGCGTCGACCGAGCCGCTGATGCACGCGCTGCGCGAGCCGGGCGCGCGCGCCTCCACGATCGAGTCACTGCGTGCGATCGCGCGCGACTCGCTGCCGCTCGACGCGACGCGCGAGCGCGACTGGCGCGTGCGCCTCGCCTTCTGGACCCGCGCCTCGGGCCCGCCGGAAGAGGTGCAGCTCGCGCGCCAGCAGCTCGCGGAGTGGCGCGTGCTGTGGGAGGGCGCGATCCGCGCGCTGCAGAGCGCGGGTGCGATCCGCCGCGACGCGGACCCGGCCGAGTCGAGCTCGGGCCTGGTGGCGCTCATCCTCGGCGCCGCGACTCACCTCCTGGTGCGGCCGCGCAACGGCGCGCGGCCGGCCGAGGCCGTCGACTCGTACCTGCGCGCGCTCGGCCGCTAG